In Cystobacter ferrugineus, the DNA window CCCTCCACGAGCGGGAGGGTTTCTACCGGCAGGTCCTGAAACTTCTTCCGGAGGACCATCCGAAGACGCACTAGGGATTAGGACTCCCGGGGCTTGAGCCTCACCCAGGTCGCGCCCCAGCCGCCATCGGTCTCGGTCGCGGACCGGAAGGACTCCACTTCGGGAAGCTTGGGGAGAAGCGACTGGACGGTGCGCCTCAGCGCGCCCGTGCCCTTGCCGTGGATGATGCGGATGTCGAGCACCCCGGCTTCACGGCACGCCCAGAGATACTCGGTGACGACGTCCTTCACGTCCCGGGGGTGGAACGGATGCAGATCCAGGTTCCCATCCAACGGCAGCGCCACCGGCGCCTCGGGATCGAAACCGGCGTCCTCGTCCCCCTCGTTACTGGCCACGACGCACGCGGTCAGCCTCTTCATGACGACGCACCGCGTCCAGGCGCCGCTGTTCCCGGGCCGCCTGGAACTCGGCCTCCAAGGTGGAGACTTCGTTTCGCAGGGCGGAGAAATGTTTACGCACGTCTTCCCAGGTATCACCCGCAGGCGCGATTTGCGCCTGCGCCTCGGCACCAGGGCCCGCACCACCGGCCGCTGCCATGCGTGCTACCAAAGCCGCAACAAGGACCGATCTCATACCCCCTCCTTCAGCAAGCCACGTGCCATGCTCCATTGTCCCCCAGTGGCACACGCCCTCCCACACTGCCCCTCCACCCTCCAAGGACTCACGGCTTCACGTCCGGATGGGATGCGGTGCGTGAAATGACGCTGCGCGCCAACTGAATGGCGGACAGCGGGGCACTGCCCTCGGCCTTGTTGTTGAGGGTGGCGAAGACGGGCCGGCCCAGGTTCAGCGCGGCGGTGGCGACGCGGGCGATGCCCTCCCGGGTGCGCGTGTCCTCGTCCACGAGTCGATCGAAGGGGAAGTAGCGCTTGCGTGCCTCCTCGTAGTCCAGGTTCGGCGGGAGCATCCAGCGCACCACGAGCGCGGGGGCCTGCAAGGCATGCAGACGTACGGCCTGCCGCTCGACAGGCGGCAGATCCTTCCAGACGGCGAGCACGGGGCAGGCCCCCGCGTCGGCGAGTACCTGGCCCAGGACCTCCGTCATCAGGGCCTCATTGCGGACCTCGACGGCGTACAGCGGACCCCGCGGGAGCGCGGCGAGGAAGGTGTGCAGCCGCTCCGTGAAGGGACCCACGCCGCCGAACTCCTGGATGTCCTGCGGCGGGAGTTGGAAGACGATCGGCCCGGCCTTCTCGCCCAGACCCTCGACACAGGGCCCCACGACGAGGTCGGCCGCGTAGGCGGCGTCGAGGAAGCGGGGATTGGGCTGACCTCGCACGTCGCCATAGCGCGCATGCACCGGCCAGCGCGCGAGCGTACAGGCCTCGTGGGCCTTCACGAGGAAGCGGAAGCCCGGAGGCACCTGGGCGGCGTATTCCGCGAAGGTGGAGGCGGGGATGGGCGCGTAGAAGGTCCGGTCCACCCCCACGGTGCGCAGGACCGGGTGCTGGGCGTACGCGGCGAGCCCCTCGCGCGACAGCCGCGCCGGCGTGGCTTCCCGGTCGTAGACGAGCCCCTTCCACCCGGGAAACGTCCACGAGGAGGTGCCCAGGTAGAGCGCCGGGGGAAGCCGCTCGCCCAGGGCCCGGACGTCGTCGGGCAACTCGGCGGGACCGACGGGCTCGCCCTGCCCCCGCCGCCGTCCCCTGGCGGGAGTGGGGCTGGGCGCCCCGGTGAAGAGATCGAGTTGGGAGGAATCGGCCATGTGCGCTCCGGTGGACTCTATTTCTAGAGTAAGCCCGAGCGGCCGCACTTCCAAGGTCTTGTCCGCGGAAATGACGAGGGCCGGCATGCCGGGGGGCGGGCACCCGGCCGCGATGCACCGCGTCGTGCGCGGGCCGTCAGTTCGCTTCGGGCACGTCCACCGCGGCCTTGCGCACGGTGTGCACCGCGGCATCCACCTCGGCGAGGATGCGGCGGGCATGGGCGAGGAAGGCCGTGCCCGCGGGCAGCAGCCGCATGCCGCGCGGCGTGCGCTCGAAGAGCGGCGTTCCCAGCTCGTCCTCGAGCGACAGGATGTGACGGCTGAGCGGGGGCTGGGACAGGTGCAGCCGGCGCGCGGCGCGGCCCACGTGGCCTTCTTCGGCCACCGCGACGAAGGACTGGATGTGCGTGAGGCTCACGGCCCCGAGTCTAGCGCCGTCCCGGGCCTCGGACCCAATGCCAAGACAGCATTGGACGCCCGGGCGGCCCCAGGTCCACCTTGCCCCGCCATGGGAACTCCACTGATCAAGGGAATGGACGTCGAGCGTCTGCGGCGTGCGGGACAGGCCGCGGCCGGGACGCTCGCGCATGTCGGGGCCCGGCTCGCCCCGGGCATCTCGACGGCGGACATCGACGCGTGGGTGCGCGAGGACACGGCGCGGCGTGGCGGCACCCCCAGCCAGCTCGGCTACAAGGGCTTTCCGGCGGCGGTCTGCACCAGCCGCAACCACGTCGTCTGTCACGGCATCCCCCGCCCGGACGAGCGGCTCGCGCCCGGAGACATCATCAACGTGGACGTCACCACGTGCCTCGGGGGCTTCCATGGGGACACCTCGGCGACGTTCCTCATTGGCGAGGTGTCCGCGGAGGCGCGTCATGTGGTGGACGTGGCGCGCCGGTGCCGCGACGCGGGCGTGGCGGTGGTGCGCCACGGGGCCCGGCTCGGAGACATCGGCGCCGCCATCGAGGAGCTCGCCCGCCAGGAGGGCTGCAGCGTGGTGCGCGAGTTCGGCGGACACGGCATCGGCCACCAGATGCATCTGCCGCCCCATGTGTCGCACGTGGGCAGGCGCGGCACGGGCATCACGCTGCGCTCGGGCATGGTGATCACCATCGAGCCCATGGTGAACCTGGGGCGCGCGGAGATCCGGGTGCTGCCGGACGGGTGGACGGTGCTCACGGAGGACGGGAGCCTGTCGGCCCAGTTCGAGCACACCGTGCTGGTGACGCGCGAGGGCTGCGAGATCCTCACCCCCACGCCCCCGGCCGGGGAGATGCTGTAGGGTCCGCTCCCGCGCCCATCCCAAGAGAGCCCGGGCGCGCCAGGAGCGAGCGTGCGGCTGACCTTCATCGACACCGAGCACCCGCTGTACCCGGAGGAGCTGGAGCTGCGCTACCAGGTGCTGAGGGCCCCCCTCGGCTTCGATCGCTCCTCGGTGAAGTTCCCCTTCGACGCACAGAGCCTGCACCTGGTGGCCGTGGACGCGGGGCGGGTCGTCGGGTGCGTGCTCTTCCATCCGGAGAGCGAGCACTCGGGCCGGCTCTTCCAGATGGCCATCGACCCCATGCGGCAGCGGACCGGCCTGGGCGCCCGGCTGGTGCGTGCCCTGGAGGAGGAACTCGTGGCGAGGGGCTTCCGGGAGATCACCCTGCATGCGCGCGCCCACGTGGCGGGCTTCTACGAAACACTCGGCTACGAGGTGTACGGCGAGCCGTTCGTGGAGGTGAACATTCCGCATGTTCATATGCGGCGCGGTCTGAACGAGACGCGGCGGAGCGGACCGGGGGAGCGTTAGGCTTCGAGGATGTCCGAGCCGTCCGCCGCGCTGCCACCCTCCGATCCACTCGCCACCCTCAACGCGGCCTTCCGCGAGGCCTACGCGGCGCGCCGGGACGCCGTCCTCGCGGAGATGGGCCCCGTCATCGCCCAGATCGATGACCTGCTCATCCTGCGCATGCGGGGCAAGCGACACGAGGGTCCCGCCCGCACCCGGCGCTACCACGAGTTCAAGTCGCTCGCCCACCTGCCGCTCGCCCTCTACGTGCTGCTATCGGGCCGGCGCGGCGCGCTCGACGAGGCCACGCGCGAGCGGCTCACCACCCTGCGGCGGCTCGTCACCGACACCGAGGCCAGCCTCGCCCAGCGGGCCTTCTCTCCGGAGGAGCGCACCCGCCAGCATCGCCTCCTGGGCGCCGCGCGCGACCAGTTCGACCAGGTGCTCTCGAGCGGAACCATCTCCGCCGGAACGCTCGCCGCCTATGTCCGTGCCCAGGCACCGGATCTGCTGCGCAACGCCGAGGACGCCGCGAGGGATCAGCTCGAGACCATGCACGCCACCGTCGAGGCCTGGAAGCAGCGGATGACCCCGGAGGAGCGCGACCAGTTGCGCGCGGTGGTCGCCGTCTCGCACATGTCCCGCCCGGGCAACGTGGCCGTGCAGTACTTCTCCGTCACCCTCGGCGAGCGCTGGGAGGGCCGCTTCGACCAGGAGGGGCTGGAGCCGGGCAAGCGCGTGCTGGCGGCCGAGACGACCTTCGACGAGGAGGCTTCCTTCGCGCTGCTGGCCACCCACGTGCTCGACGCCAACGTGGGCACCCGCTTCTTCGGCGAGGAGACCCGACTGTCTCGCGACGCGCTCGCGGACGCCGCGGAACGGCTCCTGGCGAAGATGTTCCACCAGGAGCCCGCGCCCCCATCTCCGCCCACCGGCGTCTAACGCCCCGGAGGGGCACCGATGACCTGGTGGATCACCGCCAGCAAGGGTCCCAACCGGAAGGGCTTGGGCAGGAAGGCGGTACACGGCAGGTGCCGCCAGAAGCTCGGGGGCGCCGAACTCATGATGACCACGGGGATGTCACGCAACTCGGGCGCCTTCTTCATGGCATCCAGCAGCTCGGGTCCATTCATCAACGGCATCATGTAGTCGGCGAGCACCAGCGAGGGACGCTCCACCGCCATACGCTCCAGCGCCTCGCGTCCGTCGAACGCCTCCATCGTCGGGTAGCCCTCGTCCTGGAGCAGATCCCGGATGGATTCGACCATGCCGAATTCGTCATCGACGATGAGGATGGGCCCCATGCCTATTGGCCCCGATGCGTCGGGACCCGTGCCTGTCCCGTCAGGAGTTGCTGCCCGTCCTCGATGATATCACCCACGGCCAACCCCTTCTCCCCGATGAGCAACTCGCGGAAGGAATGATCGTAGCCGCTGTTGCGCACCTTCATGGCACAGATGAAGCGGCGCAGTTGGGACCGCAGCTCGACGGAGCGCAGAAAGAGGATGTTCTCCGCCACCAGGGATAGGCCCTGGAGTGGGAACTTCAGCTCCGGACCGAAGGCGGCCGACGTCTCGGCCGTGTAGATCAACGTCACGTCCCGCTGGCGGCACTCGTTGACGAGCGCCGCCAGGAAGCGCGTGACCCGGCCCCGCTGGGCGCTGGCCTTCTGCAGCCCGTCGTACCCATCGAGGAAGAGCCTGCGCACGCCCCGCTCGCGGATGAGGGACAGCAACTGCGCCCCGAGCTTGTCGAGGACGTTCTCCAGCGGCGGATGGTAGCTGACTCCGAGATTACCGCGCTCGATCAAGGGATCGAGGTCCAGACCTACGCCGCGCGCCTGGACCCGCATGCGCTCCGGAGAGTCGTAGAAGGCGAAGTGGTGGCCGCGCTCGCCCTGGCGCGCCCCCTGCGCGAGGAAGCTCACGCCCAGCAGCGTCTTGCCGCTGCCCGGAGGGCCATACAGCAGGGTGGTGGAACCGGACAGAATGCCCCCGAGCAACATCGCGTCCAGCCCGGCGATGCCGAAGGCGCACCGCGTGTGGCCCGAGGGGGTATAGGCGATATCCTCGCGCGGAAGCGACTCCAGGCGGGGGTAGACGACGAGCCCGTCGGAGGTGATGTCGAAGCTGTGCCATCCGAGCAGGTGCGCGCTGCCCCGGAACTTGCGCACGTCCAGCTCCCGGAGCATGCGCGCGCCCAGCGTGCGCTGCCGCAGCACGATCAACCCATCCACCATGGTGTGCTCGGCGCGCAGCCCCTTGCCACCGCCCGTGGTGAGGATGAGGGTGGTGCACCCCAACATGCCCGTCACCACCTGGAGGTTGTGGATGAACTTCTTGAGTGCCTGGGGGGACGGGGCCATCTCCTCGGCGGCCACCAGGCCGTCGAGCACGAGCAGCGAGGCGTCGCGGGCCTTGATCTCCTTGCGGATGAGCGCGAGCAGGGCATCCAGTCCGCCCTGCTCCAGCACGTTGAACGCGCTCACGTACGTGGCGGTCTGCCCGACGCGGGAGGCATCGAAGAACGAGAGCGGCTCGAGGTTGGAGATCAGATCCGTGTGCGACTCGGCCAGCAAGGTGACGTACAGCACCCCGTGTCCCTGCCGGATGTGATGGAAGCAGGTCTGGTTGGCGAGGATCGTCTTTCCCGCCCCCGGCAGCCCCATCAGCATGTAGGTCCGGCCTCGGAGGAACCCTCCGTGCAGCACCGTGTCGAGGCCCGGAACGCCCGTGGAAATCCGCTCCTGAGGACCTGGACCGTACTCTGTCATCACTCGTTCTCTCCCACGCACAGACTAGCGGCCAGTGTTCGGTACGTGCGTAGCTGGAACGGCATTCTCGCGCCAGCGTCATCTGCCGAACGCCCCATTTCCGCCCGCGGTCCCCCGGTCCCCGCGCGGCTGGTAATCGGGTCCGTGGCCGCCACACCCCACCGCCAACGAGGAGCCGCGCATGTCTGGTCCACTGAGTGACTCGGAGTTGGAGAAGATCGACGCCTACTGGCGCGCCGCCAACTACCTCTCGGTGGGACAGATCTATCTCAAGGACAACCCGCTGCTCACGCGCCCACTCGTGCTGGACGACATCAAGCCCCGACTGCTCGGGCACTTCGGCACGACCCCCGGGTTGAACTTCATCTACGTCCACCTCAACCGCATCATCCGGCTGAACCAGGCCAACATGATGTATGTGATTGGCCCGGGACATGGCGCCCCCGGCATCATCGCCAACACGTTCCTCGAGGGCTCCTACACGGAGACCTATCCCAACATCGAGCGCAACGCCGATGGAGTGAAGCGGCTGTTCCGCCAGTTCTCCTGGCCCTACGGCGTGCCCAGCCATGACTCACCGGAGGTGCCCGGCTCCATCAGCGAGGGCGGCGAGCTGGGCTACAGTCTGCTGCACGCCTACGGCGCCGCCTTCGACAACCCGGACCTCATCGTCGCCTGCGTGGTGGGAGACGGCGAGGCCGAGACGGGCCCGCTGGCGGCGAGCTGGCACTCCAACAAGTTCCTCAACCCCATCTCCGATGGCGCGGTGCTGCCGATCCTCCACCTCAACGGCTACAAGATCGCCAACCCCACGCTGCTCGCGCGCATCGATCCGGACGAGCTCCAGGCCCTCTTCCGCGGCTACGGCTACCACCCCTATGTCCTGGAGGGGGATGACCCGAGGACGATGCACCAGCGCATGGCGGAGGTGCTCGACACCATCTACCGGGAGATCCGCGACCTCCAGCGCAAGGCGCGCGAGAACAACGACGCCACCCGGCCCCGCTGGCCCATGTTGATCCTCCGTACCCCCAAGGGCTGGACGTGCCCCGCCGTGGTGGACGGCAAGCCGGTGGAAGGCACCTGGCGCGCCCACCAGGTCCCGCTCGACGAGGTGCGCACCAACCCCGAACACTTGAAGCTGCTCGAGCAATGGCTGCGCGGCTACAAGCCCCACGAACTCTTCGACGAGCACGGCACCTTCCGAGAGGAACTGGCGGAGATCGCGCCCAAGGGACGGCTGCGCATGGGCGCCAATGCCCACGCGAATGGGGGGCAGCTCCTGGTGCCGCTCGTGCTGCCCCACTTCCGCGACTACGCGGTGGAGTGCGGCACACCGGGCGCCCACGTGGTGAGCGCGACGAGCGTGCTGGGCAAGTACCTGCGCGACGTCATGCGCCGCAACCTCTCCCAGCGCAACTTCCGCATGTTCGCGCCGGACGAGAACGCCTCCAACCGCTTGCAGGCCGTCTACGAGGCGAGTGGCAAGCGGTGGAATGCCCGCTACGAGGACGTGGATGAATCCCTCTCCGTGGAGGGCCGGGTGATGGAGGTGTTGAGCGAGCACCTGTGCCAGGGATGGCTCGAGGGCTATCTGCTCACCGGACGCCACGGCTTCTTCTCCTGCTACGAGGCGTTCATCCACATCGTCGACTCGATGTTCAACCAGCACGCCAAGTGGCTCAAGTCCGCCAAGGACCTGGCGTGGCGCAAGCCCATCGCCTCGCTGAACTACCTGCTCAGCTCCCACGTGTGGCGGCAGGATCACAACGGGTTCTCCCACCAGGATCCCGGCTTCATCGACCACGTGGCCAACAAGCGCGCCGACACGGTCCGCATCTACCTGCCCCCGGACGCCAACACGCTCCTGTCCGTGACGGACCACTGCCTGCGCACGAAGAACTACGTGAACGTCATCATCGCGGGCAAGCAGGCCGCTCCGGTGTGGCTCGACATGGAGAGCGCGGTGCGCCACTGCGCCGCGGGCATCGGCATCTGGGAGTGGGCGGGCAACGAGGCGGGAGGCGAACCGGACGTGGTGATGGCCTGCGCGGGGGACGTGCCCACCCTGGAGACGCTCGCCGCGGTGACGGTGCTACGCGAGTGGGCGCCGGAGTTGAAGGTCCGCGTCATCAACGTCGTGGACCTCTTCACCCTGGAGCCCGTCAACAGCCACCCCCACGGGCTGAACGATGAGGACTTCGACCGGCTCTTCACCGTGGACAAGCCCGTCGTCTTCGCCTTCCACGGCTACCCCACCATCGTGCACAAGCTCACCTACAACCGGACCAACCACGGCAACATCCACGTGCGCGGCTACAAGGAAGAAGGCACCACCACGACGCCCTTCGACATGACCGTGCTCAACGACATGGATCGCTACACGCTGGCGCGCGATGCGATCCGCCTCTCTCCCGCCACGGCCCACCGGGTGAAGGACGCCGAGCAGCGGCTGTCGGAGGTCCTCCAGCGGCACAAGCTCCACGTCACCGAACACGGTGAGGATCTGCCGGAGGTGCGCGACTGGAACTGGACGGCGCGATGAACGGCCCCCTGCTGGTCATCAACAGTGGCTCGTCCTCGCTGAAGTTCGGAGTGTATGCGCACCGCGAGGGTCATGAGGCCGTGCTGTTCAAGGGCGTGGTGCGGCACATCGGGGGCGAGCGGGGCACCCTGTCCCTCCAGGACGCCCACGGACAGAAGGTGTTCGAGAAGTCCGCGCCCTACCCCACCCAGCGCGAGGCGTTCGAGCGGGCCATGGACCGGCTGGAGTCCCTCGGGCACACCCCACCCGTGGCGATCGGTCACCGCGTCGTCCATGGAGGGCCGCACCTGCGGGAGCATCGGGCGCTCACCGAGGAGGTGCTTCACACCCTGGAGGCGACGACGCACTTCGCGCCCCTTCACGTGCCGCCAGCGCTCGAGTTGATCCACCACGCGCGCGAGCGCTACCCGTCCGTGCCCCAGTTCGCGTGCTTCGACACGGTCTTCCACCGCACGCTGCCCGAGGAAGCGGCGGTCTTCCCGGTGCCGCGCCAGTACCGGGACCAGGGCGTGGAGCGCTACGGCTTCCACGGGCTCTCCTACGAATCCATCGTGGAGCGGCTCAAACCCCGCGTGCCCGAGCGCACCGTCGTGGCGCACCTGGGCAGCGGAGCCAGCCTGGCCGCGCTCCGGCACGGCATCTCCGTGGACACCACCATGGGCTTCACTCCCACGAGCGGCATTCCCATGGGCACGCGCACGGGCGATATCGACCCCGGCGTGCTGCTCTGGTTGCTGCGCCAGGGCCACGTGGATGCCGGGGGGCTCGAATCCCTGGTGAACCACGACTCGGGGCTCAAGGCCCTCTCCGGAGGGACGAGCGACATGTCCGAGATCACGCGGGCCGCGGGGTTCGGGGATGCATCGGCGGCGCTGGCGCTCTCGGTCTTCGTGCGGAGCATCGCCAAGACGATCGGGGCCTATGCGGCGGTGCTCGGCGGAATCGACCTGCTCGTGTTCACGGGAGGCATCGGCGAGAACAGTCCCATCGTGCGCCAGCGCGTCTGCGCGATGCTCGGCCACCTGGGACTGGCTCTCGACGACGCCCGCAACCGGGATGGCCAGGGAGTCCTCTCGGCGCCCGGCTCGCGCGGGACGATCCAGGTCCTCCCCAGCGAGGAAGAGGAGCAGATCGCCCGCCATACGCGCCGGCTGATGCGCGGATGAGGACGACCTCAGGCCGGGTGCAGTTCCAGGGGAAGTACCGCGGGCCCACGGGTCGTCACCGCCACGTTCCACGTCACGGGACCGGGCTCGCGCACCAGCCGGTCACACCGCTCGAGCAGCACCTCCATGGCCAGGCGCGCCTCCAGCCGGGCCAGGGGTGCCCCCACACAGAAATGAATGCCCTGGCCGAAGGCCAGACTCGGTACGCCCGTGCGATCCATGTCGAAGCGGTGGGCGTCGCGATAGACGGACTCGTCCCGGTTGGCCGAGACGAACTGCACGAGCAACACGGCCCCCTTGGGCAGCTTCACCCCGCCCAGCTCCGTCTCCTGGGTGGTGGTGCGGATGGTGGACTGGGAGGGTGACTCGAAGCGCAGCACCTCCTCGATGAACCTGGGCACGAGCGTCCGATCCTTCTTCAGCCGCGCCCAGATGTCCGGGTTGTCCGCCAGGGTTAGCCCGCAGAGCCCCAGCAGGTCATACGTCGTCTCCAGTCCCGCGATGAGCAGCAGGACGAGGAAGCCCATCAGCTCGTCATCCGACAGCACCCCGCCTTGCGCCCGGGCCTGCAGCAGATCACTCACCACGTCGTTGCCGGGCTCGCGTCGGCGCAGCTCCAGGACGCCGTTCAGGTGGTGCTTCATATCGTCCAGGGCGGCGACCAGCTCGGCCCGTCGCTCCGTGGCCTCCGCGGGGATGATGCCAACGCCCGTCACCGCGTCCGCCCAGCTCTTGAAGCGCGGCGCCAACGAGGCATCCAACCCCAGCAGCGCGCTCATGGCTCGCGAGGGCAGCGCCAGGGCCATCGACTCGACGAAGTCCACCCGGCGGCGCGCCAGCATGTCGGCGACGATCGACTCCGCCGAGGCGCGGATGAAAGGCTCCAGACGGGCCACGCCCGGAGCCGAGAAGGTCCGGGTGATGAGCGACCGCAAGCGGGTGTGGGTCGGCGGATCCGTCATCAGAAGGGAGTCGATCACCGGGTTGCGCTGCTCGAGCCAGGCCGGCTGCACGGAGGGACGGAAGCCCTCGGACGAGAAGAGCTGCGGATTCTTGAGGACATAGAGCACGTCCTCATAGCGGGTCACCGCCCACATCCCTCCCGGCTCCACCTGGCTGACCGGCGCTTCCCGCCGAAGTGCCGCATAGAAGGGGTGCGGATTGTTCCAGATCTCGGGCGCGTAGATATTGGGTCGCTGGGTCATGAAGGGGACTCGAGCAAGGACATCAAGGATAGGTCCGGCCGCGCACCGGCGGCAATGAGCCCTCTCCCGCACCTTGGCGGAGAAGCGCACCATGCGGGCATGATGAGGCCAGGAAGGGGCGAAGATGATCCAGGTCGTCGAGGGAGATCTGCTGGACCAGCGTGCGGATGCGATCGTCAATGCCTGGAACCGGAACATCATCCCCTGGTGGCTGCTGCTGCCGCAGGGGGTGTCGGGGGCCATCAAGCGGCGAGGGGGTCTCCAGCCCTTTCGCGAGCTGGGGCGCGTGGGCCCCATGCCGCTGGGCTCGGCGGTCGTCACCTCCGCTGGGCGGCTGCCCTACCAGGGCATCATCCACGTGGCGGGCATCAACATGCTGTGGCGCGCCTCGGAGCGGTCCATCCGTGACTCGGCGCGCAACGCGCTGGCCCGGGCGCGCGAGCGCTCCTGGCGCTCGCTGGCGTTCCCCGTCATCGGCGCGGGTAGCGGCGGATTCAACGAAGAGCGAGCGCTGAGCTTCCTGCTCTCGGCGCTGGAGGAGGAAGCCGCGGAGTTCGACCTCACCGTGGTGCGCTACCGGCAACACTGAGCGCGCCCTACCCGAGCAGCCAGACGAGCCCAGGATGCCCGCGCGCCTCTCCGCGAGGTGTCTCTCCGCGAGGTGTCTGATGACACCACCCGGCGAGTCGCCTGAAATTCAGGCGAGGGGGTGTCAGTCGCCTCCCCGATGAACACCCTGTCCGGTGAGATGAGGCCCCCTACCCCGCTCCCTTTCGTGCGTGTGCTCACCTGGGCCTGCCGGGGCGGGCTGTGCGCCTTCATCGGCCTCTACACCCTGTGTGCCGTGCTCAACATGCAGTTGGGCTATCAGGGCAACGAGAACACCGATCTCACCACCCTGGTGTGGCGGGAGTGGCGGCACGTGGTGTTGGGACAGGTGGCCCGACTGCTCACGGCGCATACGGTGCTGGGGCTGCTCGCGGGGCTCTGCCTGGGACTGGGCGCATGGGGCGTGGGCGTGAAGCGTTGGAGCACGGCCTTCCTGTGGGGGCTCGGCGGAAGCCTGCTCCTCGCATTGCTCGCCCTCCTGGGGGACATGGCACACCATCCCCATCTCTATGCCGCCACGCTCTACACGCGCGCGGAGTGGACGCGGGCCCTGCTGCTGGCTGTCAGTCAGACATCTCCCGCGCCCTGGCGCGCCCTGGCCGCGCTGCTCATCACGATTGCTCCCGTGTTGGCGCTCTGGCGCCTCGGCAGGGAGCCTCGAGGGGAGGTCCAGACGCCACGGCGTGCGCCGGCCGCGCTGAAGCCCTTGGGAGTGGCCGTCCTGGGCGCGCTCCTCATGGGCTTGCTGCTCGCGTGGAATCCCCGCTCCGCGTCCTCCTCCGAGCGGCCCCGCCGCCCCAACCTGCTCATCCTCGCCTCGGACGGGCTGCGGCCGGATCACCTCTCGGGCAATGGCTATCCCCGCCCGACGTCGCCTCACATCGATCGGCTCATGCGCGAGGGCAGTCACTTCGAGGAGACGCTCGTGCAGATTCCGCGCACGGGGCCCTCATGGTCGACGCTGCTGAGCTCCCAGTGGGCGGGCCAGCACCCCATCCGTCACACCATGGTGGGCCCCGAGGCACGAACTCAATCCTTTCCCACGCTCGCCACCGCGCTGCGCGAGGCGGGCTGGCGGACGGCGGTGCTGTCTGACTATGCGGGTGACATCTTCTCGCGCCTGCCGCTGGGCTTCGAGCACGTGAGCGCCCCCGCCTTCAACTTCCCCGAGCTCATCCGCCAGCGCATGCTCATCACCCAGGTGACGCTGTTGCCGTGGACCGCGCTCGTGCCCTCGTTCTTCTCCGAGCGGCAGCAGTTTCCCGAGCTCACCGATCCCTCCCCGCTCGCGGCGAGCACCCGCCGCGCGCTCGAGGGCTTCGGCTCCGACGAGCCCTTCGCGCTGCTCGTGTTCGCCTCGGTGACGCACTTCCCCTACGCCGCGCCGCATCCGCACGAAGGCCAGTTCCTCGCGCCCGGAGAGCAGGGGCCCTGGCGCTTCGGGGCCACGCCCCTGATGGAGGCGCCGCGCTCGCCTCCGAGCGACTCGGACAAGGCGGCGCTGGTGGCCAACTATGACGCGAGCGTGCTCGCCTTCGATGCGTTCGTGGGGCGGACGATGGAAGAGCTGGAGCGGCGGGGGCTCGCGGAGGACACGCTGGTGGTGGTGGTGTCGGACCACGGCGAGCACCTGGAGGAGAGCGACCGGGGAATGGGCCATGGGGAGCACCTGTGGGGCGGCGAGGCCCTGCGCGTGCCCTTCATCCTGCGCTGGCCCGGCAAGGTGGCGGCGGGCCGGGAGGTGGCCACGCGCGCGCGGGCCATCGACGTGGCGCCCACCCTGCTGGAGCTGCTGGGCGTGGAGGCCCCGGAGCGCTTCCAGGGGCGCTCGTTGGCTTCCCAGCTCACGCCGGGGCGGGCGCCTCCCGC includes these proteins:
- a CDS encoding sulfatase family protein, which encodes MSVASPMNTLSGEMRPPTPLPFVRVLTWACRGGLCAFIGLYTLCAVLNMQLGYQGNENTDLTTLVWREWRHVVLGQVARLLTAHTVLGLLAGLCLGLGAWGVGVKRWSTAFLWGLGGSLLLALLALLGDMAHHPHLYAATLYTRAEWTRALLLAVSQTSPAPWRALAALLITIAPVLALWRLGREPRGEVQTPRRAPAALKPLGVAVLGALLMGLLLAWNPRSASSSERPRRPNLLILASDGLRPDHLSGNGYPRPTSPHIDRLMREGSHFEETLVQIPRTGPSWSTLLSSQWAGQHPIRHTMVGPEARTQSFPTLATALREAGWRTAVLSDYAGDIFSRLPLGFEHVSAPAFNFPELIRQRMLITQVTLLPWTALVPSFFSERQQFPELTDPSPLAASTRRALEGFGSDEPFALLVFASVTHFPYAAPHPHEGQFLAPGEQGPWRFGATPLMEAPRSPPSDSDKAALVANYDASVLAFDAFVGRTMEELERRGLAEDTLVVVVSDHGEHLEESDRGMGHGEHLWGGEALRVPFILRWPGKVAAGREVATRARAIDVAPTLLELLGVEAPERFQGRSLASQLTPGRAPPALEELPALIETDLWFSDRDDQRYQQFRLPYPWLYETMRAEPGTGDLSLKPEWEEAVERARHRGLYLGRWKLLELPMREGVRVELYDVRADPGERHEVSAAHPEVVAELRARLHRERTWGEATGSF